A stretch of the Panicum virgatum strain AP13 chromosome 9N, P.virgatum_v5, whole genome shotgun sequence genome encodes the following:
- the LOC120688640 gene encoding glucan endo-1,3-beta-glucosidase 7-like: MAERGWVVLALLGVVQLLRLPLAAPQSFIGINYGDVADNLPPPSSTARLIQSTTISKVRLYGTDPAVVSAFAGTGISLLLGAANGDIANLASSLAAAAAWVAAHIPASSPAVSTVSVGNEVLFADASLASQLVPAMQNLYSALPPNSSIKVSTVHAMDVLASSDPPSSGAFKPELDAALNPVLAFLSKTGSPFLINPYPYFAYLSDPRPETLAFCLFQPNAGRPDAGSGLTYTNMFDAMVDAVRAALDAKGYKDVEIVVAETGWPHKGDPDEAGATAENARAFVSGLVSHLRSLAGTPRVPGKSVETYIFAVYDEDLKPGKGSERYFGLFQTSLTETYPTGLVRNGTAGLGPGMAPAQAPTAVQPAPALPKPGQQPQVTPAQPGSAAVAGPAAGPCTPGTATARGAAVACSRHNSSAESSRTFSVLTIIAGLLFTALQMLI, encoded by the exons ATGGCGGAGAGGGGGTGGGTCGTGCTAGCGCTCTTGGGAGTCGTCCAGCTCCTTCGTCTTCCTCTCGCAG CGCCGCAATCCTTCATCGGCATCAACTACGGCGACGTGGCGGACAACCTCCCACCgccgtcgtccaccgcgcgcctcATCCAGTCCACGACCATCTCCAAGGTCCGCCTCTACGGCACCGACCCGGCCGTCGTCTCCGCCTTCGCCGGCACGGggatctccctcctcctcggcgccgccaACGGCGACATCGCCAACCTCGCGTcctcgctcgccgcggccgccgcctgggTCGCCGCGCACATCccggcctcgtcgccggcggtctCCACTGTCTCCGTCGGCAACGAGGTCCTCTTCGCCGACGCGTCGCTCGCCTCGCAGCTCGTCCCGGCCATGCAGAACCTGTACAGCGCGCTGCCGCCCAACTCCAGCATCAAGGTCTCCACCGTGCACGCCATGGACGTGCTCGCGAGCTCCGACCCGCCGTCCTCCGGAGCGTTCAAGCCGGAGCTCGACGCAGCGCTCAACCCGGTCCTGGCGTTCCTGAGCAAGACCGGCTCGCCGTTCCTCATCAACCCGTACCCCTACTTCGCGTACCTCAGCGACCCGCGGCCGGAGACGCTGGCCTTCTGCCTGTTCCAGCCCAACGCCGGGCGGCCGGACGCCGGGTCCGGGCTCACCTACACCAACATGTTCGACGCGATGGTGGACGCCGTGCGCGCGGCGCTGGACGCCAAGGGCTACAAGGACGTGGAGATCGTCGTCGCCGAGACCGGGTGGCCGCACAAGGGCGACCCCGACGAGGCCGGCGCCACGGCGGAGAACGCGCGCGCGTTCGTGTCGGGCCTCGTGTCCCACCTCCGGTCCCTGGCCGGCACGCCGCGCGTGCCGGGCAAGTCGGTGGAAACGTACATCTTCGCCGTGTACGACGAGGACCTCAAGCCCGGCAAGGGGTCGGAGCGCTACTTCGGGCTGTTCCAGACCAGCCTCACCGAGACGTACCCGACGGGGCTGGTCCGGAACGGCACGGCCGGGCTGGGGCCGGGCATGGCGCCGGCGCAGGCACCAACGGCAGTGCAGCCAGCGCCGGCGCTGCCAAAGCCAGGGCAGCAGCCGCAG GTGACTCCGGCTCAGCCGGGCTCGGCGGCAGTGGCTGGGCCTGCTGCCGGCCCCTGCACGCCGGGGACTGCGACGGCGAGGGGAGCTGCCGTCGCTTGCTCCCGTCATAATAGTTCTGCCGAATCGTCTCGCACTTTCTCGGTGCTAACTATCATTGCTGGTCTTTTGTTCACAGCTTTGCAGATGTTAATATGA
- the LOC120688639 gene encoding cyclase-associated protein 1-like — protein sequence MEAALVERLEAAVARLEAAVASGASLASAAPRDLDVPAAADPAIVAYEEFVAEAVGRLTAAAEKIGGKVLDATKLLAEAFAVAKDLLVQAKQLQKPASMADAQDFFKPLSDVIAKATAMTEGRRPDYFNHLKSVVDSLPALAWVAFLGKDCGMSFPTAHVEESWQMAEFYNNKVLVEYRNKDPDHVEWAKALKDLYMPGLRDYVKKHYPLGPVWGPAGGAAASQPKVVAPTPKAPAAKAPPPPAPPSAPLFTTEKSPKSSQPKQGMSAVFQEISSKPVTAGLRKVTDDMKTKNRADRSGVVSSSAAPPAAPEKTSRAGSFSFKSGPPKLELQMGRKWVVENQVGKKTLAIDDCDSRQSIYVYGCKDSVLRVNGKVNNITVDKCTKFGIVFKDVVAAFEVVNCNGVEVQCQGTAPTISIDNTSGCQLYLSKDSLGASITSAKSSEINVMVPSGATDGDWVEHALPQQYIHSFKDGQFVTSPVSHSGA from the exons atggaggcggcgctagtggagcggctggaggcggcggtggcgcggctggAGGCCGCCGTGGCCTCCGGCGCCTCGCTCGCGTCGGCGGCCCCGCGCGACCTCGACGTCCCGGCGGCCGCGGATCCGGCCATCGTGGCCTACGAGGAGTTCGTCGCGGAGGCAGTCGGGCGGCTCACGGCCGCGGCAGAGAAGATCGGCGGGAAGGTGCTCGACGCCACCAAGCTGCTCGCCGAGGCCTTCGCCGTCGCCAAGGATCTGCTCGTCCAGGCCAAGCAGCTCCAG AAACCAGCATCAATGGCtgatgcacaggacttctttaAGCCCCTAAGTGATGTTATCGCCAAAGCAACTGCAATGACTGAAGGAAGGAGGCCCGACTATTTCAACCATTTAAAGAGTGTTGTTGACAGTCTCCCTGCTTTGGCTTGGGTTGCATTCTTAGGGAAGGATTGCG GCATGAGTTTCCCAACCGCTCATGTAGAGGAAAGCTGGCAGATGGCTGAGTTCTATAATAATAAG GTTCTTGTGGAGTACAGAAACAAAGACCCTGATCATGTTGAGTGGGCTAAAGCACTGAAGGATCTATACATGCCTGGTTTGCGGGATTATGTTAAGAAGCATTATCCTCTTGGTCCTGTCTGGGGTCCCGCTGGAGGTGCTGCTGCTTCCCAACCAAAGGTTGTTGCTCCTACACCTAAAGCACCAGCAGCTaaggctcctcctccaccggctCCTCCTTCAGCGCCTCTTTTTACCACCGAGAAGTCTCCGAAATCTTCACAGCCTAAACAAGGGATGTCAGCTGTCTTTCAAGAGATTAGTTCCAAACCTGTGACTGCAG GGTTGCGAAAGGTTACCGATGACATGAAAACTAAAAACCGTGCTGATAGAAGCGGTGTTGTCAGCAGCTCGGCTGCTCCTCCTGCAGCTCCTGAGAAGACCTCTCGTGCAGGGTCTTTCTCCTTCAAGTCTGGACCCCCAAAGCTGGAACTTCAGATGGGACGCAA ATGGGTAGTTGAGAATCAGGTTGGTAAGAAGACCCTTGCTATTGATGATTGTGATTCCAGACAATCCATCTATGTGTACGGATGCAAGGATTCCGTCCTTCGAGTAAATG GCAAGGTTAACAATATCACTGTTGACAAATGCACTAAATTTGGAATTGTTTTCAAG GATGTTGTAGCAGCTTTTGAGGTTGTCAACTGCAATGGCGTTGAGGTCCAATGTCAG GGTACAGCACCGACAATATCAATCGACAACACATCTGGATGTCAATTATACTTGAGCAAAGATTCGCTGGGAGCTTCAATTACTTCTGCTAAATCTAGTGAAATCAATGTGATGGTTCCTAGTGGTGCTACCGATGGTGATTGG GTGGAGCATGCTTTGCCTCAGCAGTACATCCATAGTTTCAAGGATGGGCAATTTGTCACGTCACCAGTTTCGCACTCTGGAGCGTAA